In Plasmodium vinckei vinckei genome assembly, chromosome: PVVCY_13, a single genomic region encodes these proteins:
- a CDS encoding 40S ribosomal protein S6, putative, which yields MKLNISNPLNNVQKSIEIDDEKKLLPFMERRIGNIVPGDSIGEEFSGYIFRITGGNDKQGFPMMQGVLTNHRVRLLFKKGMKCYRPRKKGEKKRKSVRGCIVGQDLSALNLALVKKGANEIEGLTDKAVGKKLGPKRASKIRKLFNLDKTDDVRKYVIGRAISKNGKTRFIKPKIQRLVTEKRLLRKRSLIAAKEKRIAEKKKAMKEYKQLLRKYKSQLVTKKDNDVGKKLKVKKNLSKDAKKNDKAKSSKDDKSKTKKNVDKKSESSKKVDNKKVNEKQAKVDKNAKVDKKAAAKATNDQNKSGKKKK from the coding sequence ATGAAGCTAAACATATCAAACCCCTTAAACAATGTTCAAAAGAGCATAGAAATCGATGATGAAAAGAAATTACTTCCCTTTATGGAAAGGAGGATTGGAAATATAGTACCAGGTGATTCAATAGGGGAAGAATTCTCaggttatatttttagaatAACTGGAGGTAATGACAAACAAGGATTTCCAATGATGCAAGGTGTTTTAACTAACCATCGTGTAAGgcttttatttaaaaaaggtaTGAAATGCTATAGACCAAGAAAAAAgggagaaaaaaaaagaaaatccGTTAGAGGATGTATAGTAGGTCAAGATCTATCAGCTCTTAATTTAGCCTTAGTTAAAAAAGGGGCTAATGAAATCGAAGGTTTAACTGATAAAGCAGtaggaaaaaaattaggACCAAAAAGAGCTAGCAAAAttagaaaattatttaaccTTGATAAAACTGATGATGTTAGAAAATATGTAATCGGAAGAGCTATAAgcaaaaatggaaaaaccAGATTTATTAAACCAAAAATTCAAAGACTTGTTACTGAAAAAAGATTACTTAGAAAGAGATCACTTATTGCTGCTAAAGAAAAACGTATTGCTGAGAAAAAGAAAGCCATGAAAGAATACAAACAACTTcttagaaaatataaaagtcaattagttacaaaaaaagataatgaTGTAGGAAAGAAACTTAAAGTCAAAAAAAATCTTTCCAAAGatgctaaaaaaaatgataaggCAAAAAGTAGTAAGGATGATAAATcaaaaactaaaaaaaatgtagataAAAAATCTGAAAGTTCCAAAAAAGTTGATAACAAAAAAGTCAATGAAAAACAAGCTAAAGTTGATAAAAATGCCAAAGTTGACAAAAAAGCAGCAGCTAAAGCTACCAATGACCAAAATAAAtctggaaaaaaaaaaaagtga
- a CDS encoding inner membrane complex protein 1k, putative → MNKNSEISYDPSLEEEHSLSSDQSKIKNYYDDENKGIEYISNTNKSNYMNEQNTDLNDTYNYMNDQNNYRMENEYNDEPMNTQYIPSLYGLGRERQALPFQAQDHKIPGQVSPYHAPRDTNISETETLYDDQNCPIPTDSNGDPKKLWSWTNDGKLKLQCSQPIIPVSVVQGILRRDKIILVPQVEVTDFVVPKVYNQNIKHDIPKLDIKLQCSNVEIPNVKYVDKEIIIPIITGYTHKFVPKWEIHEVPRPIVKYIGEQKIVEVEVPEIKYVDKIVEREVVVDTVEKRVPKIIEIPKYVDEVQYVWKPIEKIIYVQKFVPKFDVNLECPPPLIVPYPVQTIKHIPPVMVKKNPKIPDYTHNDLQSPQGYLPVGDEYVDQYTPKNNTNIKGIFSACCEVNCQGKEAEDEYRDVSPNTNNSISQQAPLENEINPRFNSNPFISANPSSYLSKSDQMLIGVNS, encoded by the coding sequence atgaacaaaaatTCGGAGATAAGTTATGACCCAAGTTTAGAAGAAGAACACTCATTAAGTAGTGATCAAagcaaaattaaaaattactATGATGATGAAAACAAAGGAATAGAATATATAAGCAATACAAACAAAAGCAATTACATGAATGAGCAAAACACTGATTTGAATGATACATATAACTACATGAatgatcaaaataattatagaatggaaaatgaatataatgaCGAACCAATGAATACTCAATATATTCCTTCGTTGTATGGATTAGGTAGGGAAAGACAAGCATTGCCATTCCAAGCACAAGACCATAAAATTCCAGGACAAGTGTCACCATATCATGCTCCTCGAGATACAAATATTTCAGAAACTGAAACTTTATATGATGATCAAAATTGTCCTATTCCAACTGATTCAAATGGTGACCccaaaaaattatggtCTTGGACTAATGATGGGAAATTAAAACTACAATGTTCACAGCCAATAATACCAGTATCAGTAGTTCAAGGTATACTAAGAAgagataaaattattttagtaCCACAAGTTGAAGTAACAGATTTTGTTGTTCCAAAAGTGTATAATCAGAATATTAAACATGATATACCCAAATTGGATATAAAACTACAATGTTCTAATGTAGAAATTCCAAATGTCAAATATGTAGataaagaaattataataCCTATTATTACAGGATATACACATAAATTTGTTCCCAAATGGGAAATACATGAAGTTCCTAGACCTAtagttaaatatattggTGAGCAAAAAATAGTTGAAGTAGAAGTCcctgaaataaaatatgtagatAAAATAGTGGAAAGAGAGGTTGTTGTTGATACAGTTGAAAAAAGAGTTCcaaaaattatagaaaTACCAAAATATGTAGATGAAGTACAATATGTATGGAAGccaattgaaaaaattatatatgtacaaaaGTTTGTGCCTAAATTTGATGTAAATTTAGAATGCCCACCACCATTAATTGTCCCATACCCAGTACAAACCATCAAACATATACCTCCTGTAatggtaaaaaaaaatcccAAAATACCTGATTATACACATAATGATTTACAATCACCTCAAGGATATTTACCTGTTGGAGATGAATATGTAGATCAATATACTCCCAAAAATAACACTAACATAAAAGGAATATTCTCAGCATGTTGTGAAGTTAATTGTCAAGGAAAAGAAGCAGAAGATGAATATCGTGATGTTAGTccaaatacaaataatagcATATCACAACAAGCACCtttagaaaatgaaataaatccTCGTTTCAATTCAAATCCCTTTATAAGTGCCAATCCAAGCTCTTATTTAAGCAAATCCGATCAAATGCTCATTGGTGTAAATTCTTAG
- a CDS encoding V-type proton ATPase subunit D, putative: MGALDESTPVPSRITLHLMKQKKKSAFQGYSLLKKKSDALFIHFRDVLKDIVKTKNKVGEDMRNASFALAKSVWAAGDFKGQIIEGIKRPVVTLSLSTNNVAGVKLPIFQVHIDPTVDVLGNLGVAAGGQVINNTRENYLQCLNMLVKLASMQVAFFSLDEEIKMTNRRVNALNNIVLPRLEGGINYIIKELDEIEREEFYRLKKIKEKKTENLNDATEDHALPDNGGHKHVKVTNNYANIQADDDVIF; the protein is encoded by the exons ATGGGGGCCCTCGACGAATCAACACCAGTACCATCTAGAAT AACCCTGCATTTGATGAAgcagaagaaaaaaagtgCATTCCAAGGGTATTctttactaaaaaaaaaaagtgatgctttatttattcattttagaGATGTATTAAAAGATATTGTAAAg ACTAAAAATAAGGTTGGAGAAGATATGAGGAATGCTTCCTTTGCATTAGCAAAATCTGTGTGGGCTGCTGGTGATTTTAAAGGTCAAATTATTGAAGGAATAAAAAGACCAGTTGTTACCTTATCATTATCTACTAATAATGTTGCTGGTGTTAAATTGCCTATATTCCAAGTGCACATAGACCCTACTGTTGATGTACTTGGCAACTTAGGGGTTGCTGCAGGAGGACAAGTTATTAATAACACACgagaaaattatttacaatGTCTAAATATGCTAGTAAAATTGGCATCTATGCAG gtcgcttttttttcactcgatgaagaaataaaaatgacgAATAGAAGGGTAAATGCTTTGAACAATATTGTGCTACCTCGATTAGAGGGAGGAATAAACTACATTATTAAAGAATTAGATGAAATTGAAAGAGAGGAATTTTACAggttaaagaaaataaaggaaaaaaaaactgaaaatttaaatgatgcAACTGAAGACCATGCCCTACCGGATAATGGTGGACACAAACATGTAAAAGTGACGAACAATTATGCAAATATCCAAGCGGATGATGACGTTATAttctaa
- a CDS encoding GPI mannosyltransferase 3, putative, with product MLSGSFLRVKGHILRVVFSKYSLFYLIIFRIFNSVLIQTTFFPDEFAQSVEIGHYMVFGYGHMPWEWEPCISLRSIVHPLFYAILFYILKISKLDSPLLVLYVPKIFHGICAGIVDYIFIKLIIHWYCILYYIKGKKKDEFYNFIVTILACYFFCWFNFYSICRTSSNSFEYLFNIVGVYFLSKNYYPNIILQKYDQDKIKNYVNHDVSPNESPKYEVDNFNDGKNTSTYKRREIKIVKNNEQVNETELIKNQSFYDSSKCLNLFNNDNNNFFSISDDFYKNKKYHIKNFILSLFFSSICVLIRPNALLFWLIIYFFYIIKSVHSTIEVYDKDNRWKEIQQSSNKLTWIEVLSIGVIYMILFLFIAIAIDSYFYGKITISFYNFFIYNFITGENGYFGDCFFLYYFFSAIPSIYLTLTPFTYYKFFNLFKRIVKKKIFKFGISRIDNVVYIATFFEILILSFSDHKEHKILIGYNPFLSIFTGVGLYKFGLKVGVKDIFCNNQTKEGNQNEKIKTRRIFTILVNISFVLHLISILFFSVIHNRSPENVAKYFRNLKINNDNEVTIFITDCYDIPLYSHIHRRYKIGFLDCTPYIKNENGETIYNWRKRIYDDNFGKQFFNMFNNDHKISNYIEPYIFANKSFYWLGNTHYNKKDKFKFIYEKLNFSCLKYRFDNPLHGEPPLYIVTTSNNLKHLKPFLKKFNYYQDTQPFFSYFQINDKYKINSVYHFIFKRHIDQSISS from the coding sequence atgctTTCAGGTAGTTTTTTAAGAGTTAAAGGACATATATTAAGGGTTGtgttttcaaaatatagtttgttttatttgattatttttcgAATATTTAATTCTGTATTGATTCAAACAACATTTTTCCCTGATGAATTTGCTCAATCTGTCGAGATAGGTCATTACATGGTTTTTGGATATGGCCATATGCCATGGGAATGGGAACCTTGTATATCATTACGATCGATTGTACatccattattttatgctatattattttatattttaaaaataagtaaattGGATTCCCCACTGTTAGTTTTATATGTAcctaaaatatttcatggAATATGTGCAGGAATTGttgattatatttttataaaattaataattcattggtattgtatattatattatataaaaggaaagaaaaaagatgaattttataattttattgttaCAATTTTAGcttgctattttttttgttggtttaatttttatagtatTTGTAGAACCTCATCCAATTCATTTGAGTATTTATTCAATATAGTTggtgtatattttttgtcaaaaaattattacccaaatattattttacaaaaatatgatcaagacaaaataaaaaattatgttaatCATGATGTTTCACCGAATGAGAGTCCAAAATATGAGGTAGATAATTTTAACgatggaaaaaatacaagTACCTATAAAAGAcgggaaataaaaatagttaaaaataatgaacaaGTAAATGAAACAGAACTTATCAAAAATCAATCCTTTTATGATTCTTCaaaatgtttaaatttgtttaacaatgataataataattttttttcaatttcagacgatttttataaaaacaaaaaatatcatataaaaaattttatactaagtttattttttagttcCATTTGTGTTTTAATCAGACCTaatgcattattattttggttaatcatatattttttttacatcaTAAAATCTGTGCATAGTACTATAGAAGTGTACGATAAAGACAACAGATGGAAGGAAATCCAACAAAGTAGTAACAAACTAACTTGGATCGAAGTATTAAGCATAGGAgtgatatatatgattttatttttatttattgccATAGCTATAGACTCCTATTtttatggaaaaataacaatatctttttataacttttttatttacaattttattactGGGGAAAATGGGTATTTTGGggattgtttttttttatattatttttttagtgcAATACCgtcaatatatttaacttTAACACcttttacatattataagttttttaacttatttaaaaggatagttaaaaaaaaaatatttaaatttggcATATCAAGAATTGACAATGTAGTATATATTGcaacattttttgaaattctaattttatcatttagtGATCATAAGGagcataaaatattaatcgGGTATAATCCCTTTTTAAGCATATTTACTGGGGTGGGATTATATAAGTTTGGATTAAAAGTGGGAGTAAAagacattttttgtaacaACCAAACGAAAGAAGGaaatcaaaatgaaaagatAAAGACAAGACGGATCTTTACAATTTTAGTAAACATAAGTTTTGTTCTTCATTTAATaagcattttattttttagtgTAATACATAATAGATCTCCAGAAAATGTAGCAAAATATTTTCGaaacttaaaaataaataatgataatgaggttacaatatttataactGATTGTTATGATATACCTTTATATTCACATATCCATCgaagatataaaattgGTTTTTTAGATTGTACAccttatattaaaaatgaaaatggagagacaatatataattggagaaaaagaatatatgaCGATAATTTTggtaaacaattttttaacatgtttaataatgatcataaaatatcaaattatatcgaaccatatatatttgcaaataaatcattttattGGCTTGGTAATActcattataataaaaaagataaatttaagtttatttatgaaaaattaaatttttcatgTTTGAAATATCGTTTTGATAATCCCTTACATGGAGAACCtccattatatatagtaacAACTTCAAATAATCTAAAACATCTCAaaccttttttaaaaaaatttaactATTATCAAGACACTCAACCATTTTTTTCCTATTTccaaataaatgataaatacaaaataaattcagtttatcattttatattcaaaagACATATTGACCAATCAATTtcttcataa